The following nucleotide sequence is from Pseudochaenichthys georgianus chromosome 17, fPseGeo1.2, whole genome shotgun sequence.
GTGTTGGTCTAGGAATTTGTGTGTGCACATATTTATCCAACACTTAGATTTGGTTGGGTTATAATAATACTTGAGTTAGACATAAGGGATACATTTGGGCTTGTAtcaggttaaaggtggggtaggtaattttggagaaaccagctcgagtgcactagaatttgaaaatacacagccggaattaaatctgccacttccttacagagcccctctccaacacacacgaacgcgcacatgaccaatgagggcacgagataagtttgtgtgcacagatggaaggctgacaggcaggtaggccatccagttattttagccgggccggctcagatgattggtcgtgctttttacagtactacggcttccacaaatgacatttttttatgggttttttgtcaaagcacttaagatattcattgctatcgggatgttaagagcattcaatggaatataacaaaaagtgtatctcgagccggtttctcaaacttacctaccccacctttaagttaacaTATGGTTCTGCTTAGCACATGGCTCTTGAAAACCACCACTGGCTCAGGAACCACTACATGTTTCCCTGAGGGGAACTCTAACAATAAACCACACACCTAGccatacacatgcacacaatgtTGTCATATATGAGCAAAATATTCCATGTTCCTACCATGAGTATAAGTAGAGCTGTGTTACTTAAACAGGACCCTTTaagtcatttttattttaaacatttctTCCAAAATGGATTTCCACATTTTGTAAATGATCTCTGACTCGATACAACATAGAATAAGCCACTATATTAAAGATCAGTGTTTGTAAGTAGGTTTCTTGTTGCTCCTTTATTTATTCACTGGAGGTTTTTAGGGGAATACACACTGTAAAGGAATTCAAGAACTAGTTGACTCCACCTCATGTTGCCATTACATCACATGCAGAGCGCCAAGCAACcggacagaaaacactgaatggAAAAAGTTCTTCAGAGTATGTGCAGTAACAGAAAGAAACAGAGTGGACCAAGTATTGGTCATGAGAGGCAGTTTGAGAGGGCTGAAATGTGGGTGTAACTCTTCTATAGGAAAGTGACACACCAGTTGTTGTGGGTCGTAAGGTGGCTTATATTTGATAAGAaaccttattattattatacatcaTCATGACCACCAAATACAAGTTCCCATCATCATGGTTGTGAGTCAGTGGACACGTTTGGAtacctagcttagcacaaactATAACTCAACCTGTCATGTATGTTATTTTATGTTCTAGTTGTGGAAAGTGTTTTGTTATTCCGACCATCCACGTTAAATAAAAGTTAGGGTCTGCATATATACAAAAAGGGAAGCAAGACTTTTTTGATACGATCTGGAGACCATTTAATCTGTTTCTGAAAAGGTATGGAGCTAGCTGATGAGGATAATTTAGTACactgaccatagactgtatatataaaaaggTTATAACTAGTGTAAACCTCATAATGTGACTTTTTGAGTTCATCTACAAACCGTGAAATTGCCTTGAATTGAACTAATTTGGCTGGAAATGGTATTCAATTTTCAAATGCAAGTATGATATGTCTTTGTATGAGGGGgttctgtttttttttaaaaatatatatatatttttaattattttgtacTCTTTTAATGTATGTTtgtctgtgcatctgttttttCTAACACCTGTACTTCAGTGTAATTTCAGCTTTCGAGGTGCACTTCTGTATGTTTGGAAGTGTACACTAAGTACATGTGTTTTATTATATAAAATGTTAATAAAAACATTGTTCtaaaattaataataaaaattaGGGTCTTCAAGTCTTTAGTTAATGTATGAAAATTAATTATGATGGGAGACAGGGTCACAAAATGTGTActtgtttgggggggggggtttcttgTCGTCTTTCTCATTACTTTATTAGGCACACAGATGTATCGATTAATCAAGAAGATAATTGGCAGATCATTAAATAACGTTACGtttgtttttaaagtaaaaGGGTCAGTCCCCTAACCAACCAAACAACATTCAGACAGTCTGGAGTTCAGTTATATCAGCAGTGTTGTTGGGCCAGGTCCATCCCTGGTAATGGCTTCATTCTCGTGTAGGCCTAGATATTGTATGGTCTTGGTAGGTAGGTATCATGGTggctcatttagacacttattttttaatagaACCACATCAGTAATGTGGTTCCGTCACCGATTTCCCTGACCGGAGGAATCAAAATTCCTGCCCCATATAAAAGTCTATTTTTGGGATGGAAACTGCACTGAGCACTGAGGTAAAACAACCAACCAAACTTAGTTGACAAAAAGTATTCGAGAGGTTTGCGGACAGAAAATGTGCACCACAGTTCCTCATTTCAGATTAAGAGCAACGTTTTAAGATAGCTGTGGGAAACGTCAGTTTAACTAAGGCCTCACTAAGCCTTCACTTTGGTATTAACCATAGAGGTATTAACTGACTACACCCCTGGAGGACCAAATCTCAGCTCACAAAAAGCCCTTTCAGGTGCGGGAGGTTTCCACAAGCACACGCGAAGCTACACTCAAAATACACAACGAGCAACAACATTTCATATAGAATATTTCGGCGATATTTAACCGCTGTGTAAACATGACATGTTTTAAAATTAGCTCCACTTACCAAGAAACAGATGCCAACGAAAGACACAGCCTGCCTGTTGATTCCCCGAGGAGAGCGAGCGACCGGGTCACGCCTGTTGTTTACAAGGAGACCCCAAAGTGCTGAAATAATTATGTTAAAGGTTTAATATAAAGTTGTTCAGCGGCCTATCCGTCTGTTCCAGGGTCTGAGCTGCTGTAAGTTAAGGAACATTTCCTGGAAGGGAGGAGCAGCAGGGTGTAGTTCACAAGAATCCGTCACACTGGGGGCGTGTGTGGGGATGGAGGGTTTGTTCAACTGGTTATTTGTTGTGATCTGTAGTACTGTGACACGACAACACTTTCCAAATGTcttattgtttattttttccAGAATACATGGGAATCATCCAACATTTCCAAAAATACATTTGATATGGCATGATCAAAACACATCCCTTTCTTGAGataacttcaaaaacactgacATTCAAATTCATCCAACCAGCTGTACAGCGAGAATAAAAACACACAGCCACAGTCAGACACACAGTTAACCAGTCAAGCCGATGAAAAGTTGGAATATTTCCAGCGTTGCACATTGTCCCGgtcagctcacacacacttgagGACGAGCTTCTTGGTGAGGGTGTACTTGGGCTCTGGCATCTGTTTGTAGGTCAAATATTCTCCTTTGCTGACCTCCCTGTTCACACGTGTCAGCACAGTGAGTATATCGTCATTATCCTTGCTGCACAGAAAAAAGAGGAAACATGTCACAAATGATAAATGTTGCTGAAATTGTGGCTATATTCTTATTCAAAAACATCGAATATGGTCCCAGATTTGAGAAAAGAGAAATATTCTATGTTATTTTGTGGAAAAAGGGAAGTTGCTCCATCAAAAGTCACAAAATCTCTCTGTCGCATTTTGCTTTTATCGATACACCTAGTTGAGTTGTGTGAACAGACCAGTAAACACCCAATTCTTAGTCACTATGATACATTTACATAAAAAAACAATCAACATGCTTTACTTGCCGCTTGttgtttaaaaacaaaaagcagCAGTAACCATGCTCCTACTTTTAAATGCGCAAGCCATCACATACTATTCAACAATTTCAGTGACACACCTAGAATTTCTCTTTTGTGTTAAAAATGCAAATCCACAGACCAAGAATTGAGATCcacaaatggggcgaagcctgcgagctagttcaggcagtcaactcgagcaccaatgatacattaacACGTGACGCGCCTCGTCCATCTTtcaaccaaacacattctcctgCCGCTCTATTTCAGCTGCCAGGTCtccctgcctctgcctcgctgtgctgctgctgctgtgttcacttgctattgctgcgttcatgttcctgctgcttgcctgcccccccaccaccccagcttccatctCAGTGATGAGacccgagcctagacgccaaactcaaactatatgctgcttctaataaacatattaagaaacatGTGAGTTGTCTGAGTGAAATGAGGTTTTTGTTCTACAAATAAAAACTGGATTTACACATTTTTATTGTAAATGCTAGAAAAATTATCACATATACTGTTCAATTTACCCGTGAATACATTTAATGTATagaaatatttttttatctgtgaaatgtgtttgtgtatttgcaGATCTGATTTATATGAGCAAAATATTTCTGggagtttacattttaaaaataattttgcATTGTGGAAGGGGTTTTACATTTACAGATTACACATTACCACAATGATTGTTGATCTGTACACACGATATTGAGACAAATCCATCTGCGTAGCTGAGCCAAGGTTTTTTGCAAtatttacattttctaaaaTGTTTGGCATTTCCATTTTCATTTGAAAACGCACCTACTGAGTGCTTGTCCTTTATGAAAGAGTTTAAGCTGGAGTCCAGCCTGGTTTTAAAGACGTTCAAACTCTGCATGGAGGCATCTCTCACCTGCTACTAGCAGACTTTTTCAGCTGCTTGCACAGCTCTTGGATGTAGATGGAGCCCGTGGTAGTGTTTCGAAACGACTTGCACTCCGGCACGGTGGCCATGCCCAGCAGGAAGTCAGCCCCCCATGGCACCGTCTCTCCACGCAGGGGACCAGCGTCTTCCTCTAGgtggctctctctctcctcctcctcctcctgtttTGCCTTTGGGGGACAGGGCATGGATCCTCTCTGGTAGCCGCTCCCCTGACACGCTTGAATGAACAACAGTTTGGGCTTCCCGGCCAAGGTGGGAGCTGCTATGCTGGAGAAGGGCTGGGACAGCTCTCGCAGGAACACCGGCTTCCCGTCAGTCCCAAACACGCATTCTTTTTCTCCATGGGACAGCACGCATATCACCTGAGATTAGAAGCAGACATGTTTTCAGAACATGAGTCTCTTTCTTGATTTAACTTGGATTTAGATATGATTCCCTATGACATGTTTTAAAGGActagttcaacattttgtaaAATACACTCTTTGCTTTTATGCTGAAAGTTAAATGAGAAGATTCATACCACTCTCTCGTCCACATCGTAAGTTACATTTTTATAACGCATAAAATGCATTTTTTAAAACGGTTTTACGATTGTCGGCCAAAGTATGAAGAAAAGTTATTACGGACAATATGTTCaggaatttattattattacattgaaTATTTTAGTTTGTGCAGACATGCATATgtttgtatatgtatatgtattcaGGCCTCCTCTGTAGGCCCTGTCCTGTGCATGTGTGATTATTGTACTGTGTGTAATAACAACTGAGCgaacaactgaatttccccttggGGATAAATAAAGGGTCTTCTTAATACAATCTGAGTTCCACCACAAAATGAATATTTATTCTTTTCTTTCCTACCTGTAGTTCTATTTATGAAACTCAATTGTCTTGCCTCTACAATATAATGGAAACGAGATTGCACTCGGCTTGTGGAGCTCAAAGaacgaaaaaacatcagcaatgTCTTTTTTAAGAAATCATGAAGTGATAATAGTCCTCTAACCGTGTTGTGAGCATTTTCATCTAGGAACTGTACTCTTTCTATCTAAGGTCAAGAGACTTTTCAAGAGATGCATGTCAATTAATAACGAGCAGCTAGCTAGTTAGCTTGTGTTTGCTAAAAGACTGAATATGCTAGCCTGGTTCTGCACACATATTATATCTTGGTTGcttaatctgtgcaataaccaaAGTGTAAGAATTACAAGTTGTAGTTATAGGTGCCGGACTTATTCTTGCTTTTGGATGTAACTTTATCTTTTCCATAACGATATAAAATAAGTATTGATCATAACATTCCAACTGTAAAGCTATTcctttaaataatataaaataaagtacACAAAGCAGTCACTGAATGTATGGTCTGTGGTGTGTGGGGCTGCTCACCAAAGCATCCTCATCCAAAAAATTCCTCATGCACAGTTTGTGTAGTTCCAGTTTCATATCACCTGCTGTCAAGTTGTCGCGCACCAGCACAGTGAAGCCGAGAGCGGTGAACACTGTGCGCAGAGCCCCTGTGTCACATAAAAGAGGCACATTCAATCATACCAGTggattgttattattttatacCATCACATTTGTTAAGAGACCCTAttgtgctaatgttcaggttcataatggtattgtgtgcctctactgtgacatgtttacatgctttcatgtttttttgttctcatactgcctgtgctgcagcaccgctgtctgaaaccagagcccagtctgctctgattggttagctgctcggctctgttgtgattggtcaacagcttagagatgtcctgccTCTTAGCcacatgtgttggagcgctggtCAGTAGAAGCGCTCGTGTTatgtagtgatgtcattatgttactgaagtaaacaGAGGGCTACAATCGAGTTTCAGGCAGGGTGTGTGTGCACTTTtggatttgagcctttgcagcCATTTACATTCACACAACCCTTTATAAAACACAACAGGAAAGGCAAAACTCGAAAAAGCATAAGAGGGCCTCTTGAACACTGAATTGAAAATCAGACCACATGTTTTTTTCAAATACAACGGTACATACCCACATCCGCCTGCGTCCCATTTCGTTTTGACATCCCTGTGAAGTCCTCATTATTGATGACCACACACAAACCACGTGGCACATGAGTCAGGGCGTAGTAATCTGTCTACGGGACACAAGCAGATCCACATAGACAAATTATAAACAATGTTGTTAAAAAGAACAAAGGAGGGAGGGGTATTTTGGTTTGGGGGAATGGTTACCTGATCgggaagagaggaggaggtTTTTGGTTCTGCATCGGTGCAAACACTCGCTTCTTCAtctgaaaaacacaaacagtGGACTCTTGTATTGGTACGATAACAATTACATTGAATATCTGTAGAAGCAAAAAGTTGGAAGGCTAGTCTTTCGGGGTGATTATTAAATGGCTGTGAGTTTGTAATACAGTGAAAAATAACAGACTTACAGCTGGGCTGAGTCTCAGATATCGACACATCGACAGGTCGTGTTGGCTGGGTGGTGGGTTGGACCCCCTGTTGGAAGAAAACAGAGTCCTCAGTAAACTGGCTCAATAAAGGAATAACTGTATACAAACACAATTGAATACACACCTGGTTATCCATGCTGAGATGAGAAGATAATCTGCGAGGAAGCGGCTGGGTTACCCCTAAAGTGAGCACAATCATATCATGAATATTATTATCTTGGAAGTAGTGGTATCAATTGAATTAAAAATGCTTTAACGAATTTCAAATACTAGTATTTACTAACTGGTAATAGACACTTTATAACATGATTTCTAAATTATTGGCATAAAGTTGAAAAAATGTCAAATTgacaaagtacatttttcttacGAGTTAAGGTTTCCAGATTAATCGCAAGCGTTGTCGTGGACACCCCGGGTTGGAAGGCGAGAGGTCCACTTCTGACTACACTGCCAACACTTTATCTTTTAAAACAGCAGTAAAAGTCTTCTACCTCAGTTTGCTGTACGCCAAAacctgtattgcattgttttggaAAAAGGCTCAAAGCCCAAGCATCACTCATTGGTTGGGACAGATGCTGTCAGGCCTCCCATTGGAGAAGATATCCTATGTATTAAGTTCTAGACGGCACATTTTTGAGAATTGATGGAGGCCTTTCATTGATTATGCAAAGGATCTAAATGTATCTGATGTTCAAGAGGGTGAATAGATGCCGTGCTGGTGCAGTTGACGAGACGGTGTAGTTGTGtgtcttttttttaatggataCTTCTTTCGAATAATTATCTTGTATTATATAGACGAagcatgtttgtttttacattgtTGTATGAAAAAAATCCCAGTAAAAACATTGTGGGAGGAAAATGATCAAAAGCAAAAGAGTTGTTTTCTGTGTTGACTCCACGTGCAGCCAACCACTGACTGACAGGGGTATCTTTTAGAGTAAACATGTTACAACCCCTATCAAGGAAGCACTGTTTCATATCTCCCttcttttatttcattttgacaGTTATTTTCCTGATATGGGCATTGCATCTTAAGTGAACTCAGAAACTTGTCTTAGTTTTCTGCTGATGCCACATTTTTCCATGTATTTTAGGAAAACTCCCCAATGCCTTTGCATTTCACTACAGTCTGTGTGCTGCATGCTATGGCTGCAGGAAGATAGCGCAGAGCACACAAGCTGCCTCTGCCTGACCTTCTCTCAAAACACACTTCTTGGCTCGTCTAAAGAGGTCACATGCCTGTCTTCTTTTataaattactttatctgtATACATTTTAGAACAAACACAATTCGTTTTTTTTACAAGTTTAAAGTATAAAAGCACAAAGGAAAGTTGGGTTGAACATTTATAATCcaacatttaaatgtgtatgtGCTTGTGTGTGGGTTTCATACCTTCCACATAGCGCTGTATGATTGCAGCCAGTTGTTGATCTATCCTCTGCAGTATCTCATGCAGGTCATGGAGATTGCCGTTTGACAGAAAACCAGTCTTTTCCATTTCAGCAAACACATCCAGTGCTGTCTGCAATTAACAGAGGAGAAATCTTGAAATGATTATTatgacttcagtaaaagtattgTTGCAGTGCACAAAAACAATCAAACTATATAAATACACAGTCAAATGTTCAAAGAAGTCAGTATTCATGTCCATGAATGCACGGTGATAGTAGGAATCGCTTGATACTACTTTTTAGTTTCCCATATTTGCTGATACCCAGACCAATCAGTTTCAAATCTTTTCCATTTCTTTACCAACTAAACTGTTccttattgatgcattaaaccTAGCCATCTAGAAAACGTCATGCTTTAGTcattttctacttttaccaccTGATGGATCGACGAGCCATTGTAACTGATTTCCATAtcatttatcaagggggcgtaacAAGTCTGACACGTGTTCACTGTCATCCTGGGAGTTTCCCTTTCATCGAGGGCCTGCTACATACCTGCCCGAAATGACGCGCTCTGTAATTGTGAAACAATTATTCCTACTCCCCCAAAGCAAGTTAGTAAATAGACTAGTTATGAAATAcggctttttatttatttaaactcTTTCACACCCAGAACTTCGAGTAGTGAGCAACAttcaaaatacaaatgttaacaactatgttaaaaataaataaataaatacaaatgttaagAGCAACATTGTGCAAATGTGAGTATTTTTTAATTACTGGCGAAttttattccatattttattgtatgtaaatactgctatattttactatttaaaaaaaaaaaaaagttatgttattatagttttcttaaaataaTTCTCTATCTTTGTTtttaatttttgttttactttatgtatgcaccatgacatcaagtcaaattcctcgtatgtgtcaacctacctggcaataaatctgtttctgattctgattcaaaATAGgaattatataatatatttatatggAATTAAGAAATAACTCCAGTGTAAATAGCAGATCTAACTCAACACTAGGTTATTCAGAGGGCTATCACAACAGCTTTGTCGATGGTTTAGCTTAGTGTCGGAAAATTGTTCCATGCCTATAATTAAGAAatcatgtaataattaagtaaaCATCCTCCGTTGTCTCTTTCCGGTTTGTCATGCATTTCTCTATTACAAATGCATGTGTATTTGGTTTATCTCCCCCTAAATAATAGTAAATAGCAGCATTTTAATCTTGTGGTTTATCATGATTACGTGGGTTTGTTCTCACCTTGCATGCCTCAGTTTGTCTTCTGCCCAGCTTGTCACTCAAAAGGAACTTCAACGTTTCCAAATTTTCCTCAGTCATGTCCGCATAGATTTTGTACAGCGCCACCCTGACAGAAAGAGGATTATAGTGAAATACAAACAGGAAAAACAACAGACATATTTAGGGATACAGACTTTGCCGAACAAACTGTATTTGTAACCCTGTTATTTCCCCGGTTACAGTAAATATGTACCTGTATTCTGACAGCACAGGACTTGCATCAGTTTCTTCTGGTCGCCTGCTGTCCGTCTCCAGGCGGTTGAGGAGATCGGCTCGCCGGATAGTTTGGAGCAGCTGACAGAGGAAGGAATGGTCCTCCAGCAGACCTTGTTCTTCAAGTCTCACAAAGAGTCTTTTTGCATCAGCGATCTGTGTTAGGACAACCGAGAAACACAAAAATAAACTTTGGAGAACTCACAAAAGATGCAACAGCTGAGAAAGTTGTCCAAGCAATGATGGAAGATAAGTTATGACCCAAAGGGAGCTTCTCACAATGTTTATTTTAGTACTAAGCAAGTGAAGTGGTGTTTGAAGGTAGAGAAATAATTTTCGcccaaaaataataaatgcttactGTGTCTCTACTTTCTAATTTGTCttgaatatgaagcattttgctTGATGAAGCtgacattattatattaaagtcattattactgttcaaattagaAAACTAAATATTTTACCATACAACATTTGTTTTGTAGTCAATGTAGCAAATAGTTTACAATTATAAGAAAACGACAAAAGTGTCCATAGTTAGGGGTCGATAAGACCATTTTCCCTCAGAAGTAGGGCTGGGACAAATGGAGGAAGTGCACAGATccaatacttaaaggtggggtaggtaagtttgagaaaccggctcgagatcgctagaa
It contains:
- the casp8 gene encoding caspase-8; the protein is MDRLMLSHIDEQLESSEVAALRFLCRDVVNIRRLEGIADAKRLFVRLEEQGLLEDHSFLCQLLQTIRRADLLNRLETDSRRPEETDASPVLSEYRVALYKIYADMTEENLETLKFLLSDKLGRRQTEACKTALDVFAEMEKTGFLSNGNLHDLHEILQRIDQQLAAIIQRYVEGVTQPLPRRLSSHLSMDNQGVQPTTQPTRPVDVSISETQPSYEEASVCTDAEPKTSSSLPDQTDYYALTHVPRGLCVVINNEDFTGMSKRNGTQADVGALRTVFTALGFTVLVRDNLTAGDMKLELHKLCMRNFLDEDALVICVLSHGEKECVFGTDGKPVFLRELSQPFSSIAAPTLAGKPKLLFIQACQGSGYQRGSMPCPPKAKQEEEEERESHLEEDAGPLRGETVPWGADFLLGMATVPECKSFRNTTTGSIYIQELCKQLKKSASSSKDNDDILTVLTRVNREVSKGEYLTYKQMPEPKYTLTKKLVLKCV